The DNA region GCAGGGGCATGGAACGTTTTTCGCCTCCCCTTCTGCTGGGCCAGTGACCGACAATAATGTGTATGCGCTCGCCGTCGAAATCGCCCGAGACCACCAGTTGATCTCTTGTACGGAAATCGGGCATGCCATCAACGGTAAGGCGATAGCTTTTGTGGTGAACCGGTTTAAAATATTTTGCTTGGTAAAACATGGCTACATCCACGCCCCGTCTATCGGGCGAGTGGTAATGAATGATCTGATAGTTTCGATTAGCAATGGCAGGCATTCTGGCCAGATCTTCGAGCACCTGACGGTTTTCGACCTCGGCAACCCCCAGAATGGCAGCCCCATCAGGCGAAAAATCAAGTCCAATAGATTGGATTGCTTCGGCCATGCGTCCCAGTTTGTGGAGATATCTTTTGCCATCCCAACGTGCTGCTCCCAGAGGTGTGAACTCCTCATCGTTTGTCAGCGGGTCGTTGATGGTGTCGTACAAGTTTTCGAGATTGTAAAAAGCAATACAGCCCACCTTGAATTGCCTCTCCTGGGCAAATCCCTTCCCAGAACCCAGCAGCAGCGAAAGCAACAGCAAAAATGTAATACCAGATTTCATCATTTTGTCATTTTGAACCCGGCAACGCTGCCGGATCGCATCTTTCTGCCAAAATTAGGACATTGTCATGATTGTTTGCCTTACCAAATAAATCAACGGAGTTAAATTGCCGTTAAGTGGCTTAATAGCGCAATTTATCTTCCTTTAATGCCAGCTAGTCAACATTCCACTACCTTTGCCGGATATTGAAAAGTTAGGATTCTGTATATGAGAAAAAAACTACTCATTTTGCTGGGTGCACTTGCTTTCGGGCATTTTCTCCCTGCCCAGACCGACACCTCTG from Bacteroidota bacterium includes:
- a CDS encoding endonuclease/exonuclease/phosphatase family protein; the protein is MKSGITFLLLLSLLLGSGKGFAQERQFKVGCIAFYNLENLYDTINDPLTNDEEFTPLGAARWDGKRYLHKLGRMAEAIQSIGLDFSPDGAAILGVAEVENRQVLEDLARMPAIANRNYQIIHYHSPDRRGVDVAMFYQAKYFKPVHHKSYRLTVDGMPDFRTRDQLVVSGDFDGERIHIIVGHWPSRRGGEKRSMPLRMAAAKLARHITDSLLSIDPNAKIIKMGDLNDNPTNKSLTEGLRAKGSTNALKPGDFYNPMYALYQKGIGSNAWRDTWSLFDQIVISQAWLGDNYSSYRFHTARVHNKVELTQRSGRFKGYPFRTYVGGEFMGGYSDHFPSYIIVVKAAN